From Alloacidobacterium dinghuense:
AGTGCCAGTATAGGCCGAAGTTTTCAACCATTGTCATGTGGCCGGTGGTATAGGCTCCCTGCCACGCATGATAGATAACGAACAGCAGGATGGAGACACCGATCAACATGTGCAGCGCGTGCACGCCGGTCAGAAGGAAGTAAAGCGAAAAGTAAACCTGTGTCTTCTCGGCCATGTCCTGTGGCAGCGCCTTGTCCAGCGGATAACGCGGGTCCACGCGCGTGAAGTCGCTAGTACTGAAATTCAATCCGGGAACGTGATGGTGCTCCCATTCGTCGTGCCATTCATATGCCTTGATTCCGAGAAAGCCTATGCCCAGCAGCAGGGTTAGCGTCAGATAACGCAGCAGCGCTTTTCGGTTGCGGGTTTCCGCCGAGTACACGCCCATGGCCATGGTGAAGCTGGAGCAGATGAGCACGGTGGTGTTCAGCGTGCCGGCCCAAATGATCATCCAGTGGCTGCCCGCGACAAAAGCCGGGTAGTACCAGATGCGGTAAATGAGATATGCGGTGAACATGCCGCCGAAGAACATGATTTCGGTCAGCAGGAAAAGCCACATGCCGAAGCTCGACGCTTCGCGCTGCTGGCCCACTGTTGCGAAGTGGTGCTGCAGGTGCGGCGAATGCGCGTGGTCGACTTCGCTCTGGTTTGCAGGAACTGCGATCGCCTGGCTATCCAACGGTCTGCACCTCGTTCTTGGTCTGGTTCGCCAGCCATTCAAAGTCGTAGGCCTCGAAGTCGACGACGGGCGTTTCAGGGAAGTTCTCAGTCAATGGCGGCGACTGCACCTGCCACTCAAGACCAGGAGCGCGCCACGGATTGCTTCCGGCGATCTTGCCATATTTCAGGGACCACGTCAGATAGAGCATCGGCAGCACGTAGCCGATGGCGAGGATTGACGCGCCAGCGGTGGAAAGCACGTTGAGCACCTGGAACTCCGGCGGATAGGAATGATAGCGGCGCGGCATGCCCAGGTAGCCCACGATGAACTGCGGGAAGAAGGTGAGATTAAAGCCGATAAAGAGAACAGACGCAGCCAGTCTCCCCAACGCCTCCGGATACATGCGCCCGGTGATCTTGGGCCACCAGAAATGGAGGCCCGCCATAAACGCGCTGACCATGCCGCCCACCATGACGTAGTGGAAGTGGGCCACGATGAAGTAGGTCTCAGTAAGATGGATATCCATACCCAACGAGGCCAGCATGACGCCGGTTAGTCCGCCTATGGTGAAGAGGCCAATGAAGCTGAAGGTGTACAGCATGGGCGTATCAAAAGTGATGGAGCCCTTGTACATGGTCGCTGACCAGTTGAATATCTTGATGGCGGAGGGCACAGCCACCAGCAT
This genomic window contains:
- a CDS encoding cytochrome c oxidase subunit 3; the encoded protein is MDSQAIAVPANQSEVDHAHSPHLQHHFATVGQQREASSFGMWLFLLTEIMFFGGMFTAYLIYRIWYYPAFVAGSHWMIIWAGTLNTTVLICSSFTMAMGVYSAETRNRKALLRYLTLTLLLGIGFLGIKAYEWHDEWEHHHVPGLNFSTSDFTRVDPRYPLDKALPQDMAEKTQVYFSLYFLLTGVHALHMLIGVSILLFVIYHAWQGAYTTGHMTMVENFGLYWHFVDIVWIFLFPLLYLISRHQ